Genomic DNA from Pseudomonas sp. CCC3.1:
TGCTTTGATCGGAGGGCTTTTGGGCGGTTCATTAAACCTCAGCGCCGTGTCATGGCAAGGGCTGGCAACAACCGATATTAATTTGCTCGGTTACCTCAACCAACTCATCTCCTTGAATCCCAGTATTGGCAGCTACGACGAGTTACTCAAAACCAATATCAAACTCACTCAACTTCTGGAAGCGGCTGTTACCGTATTAAAGAAAAACGGACCAGGTGCTGATATCGCAGTGAATGCACTGGGTGCCGTCATAGATCTAGTGGCACTCACCAATGGCACACAAGTGTTAAAACTGGGCGACTTAATCAACATCAAAAACGGAACCCCAAGTGCAGGCTTGGATGCAAATCTGAAAGTATTTGATCTCTTACAAGGTCTTGTTCAGCTCTCTAACGGCAAGAGCGCCGTATCGGCTCATCTGACGATCAACCCCCTTAACCTCGTTAACATTGATGTTTACACCAAGGTCATTCAACCCCCTCAACTGTCGGCGATCGGCAACCCGGCATTAATCAAAAAGGACTACACAGGCCCTAATCAAATATCGGTTCGCACCGCGCAAGTACAGACCAGAATACAAATCGGTTTGCCCTTGCTCAATGCACTGCAGCCGCTGACCAATTTATTAACCAGCTTGGTATCCACCGTTGCAGAAATTGTAGGCAAGGTTTTACAACTTAATCTGATAGCCGCTGTTGAGTGCTTACTCAATTGCAAGTCAGTCGCCTCACTCAGCCTCTTATCCGAGATCGACATTTATATTGAGGCCGCCAGTGCCAATAGCTACGTCACGGATTACAGCTGCATCAGTGACACCTCGAAAACCCTGACCGCCCAAGCCAATACCGCATTAGCCAAAGTCAGCATTGGTGCACCTCCGAAAACAGGTACTTTTCCGCCGATAGACGTGACTACCAACAGCCTCATCATTGCCCCTGTCAACCTCATCAACATCAACATGAAAACCTGCGCACTGGCAATTCTTTGTTCAACAGGCAATGGCGATGGTGGCAGTTTTAACCTCAAAGTTCATACTGATGTGGCACCTTCCAAAAAGACTTTACTTTACGCATCACCTGATCTTCTTGGCGTCAAACAAGCCACTACTTATCAAAGCTTTGGCTCCAATGCCAATGTGCTGCAAATCTCCAATGCGTCTGGCAGCGTCATCACAACGTCTTACACCCCGCCCGCGGGTAAAACGGTCACAGGCTCCCTCCTTGAAGCCGTCTCAGGATTGATCAACACGCTCACGTCGAGCCTCATAACGGTCTTGAACGGCATTCTGGGTTCGCTGGTCAATCCAATCCTCAACACATTACTGACCGCGCTCGGTGTCAACATTGCCGTAGCAGATGTGGGCGCCAACCTCTCCTGCAACCAAGGCGGACGCCCTCAACTAATCCTTTGACAACTCCGACTGATCAACCACTGGCAACTCCACGCAAAACCGGGCCCCGTGCCCGGTATTGCTGACGCTTAACCGCCCGCCCATGTTGTCGATAATGCCGTAGCTCACGGACAACCCCAGCCCGGTGCCCAACCCAATCGGCTTGGTGGTAAAGAATGGTTCAAAGATCCGCTCCAGCAATCGCGGATCAATACCCCCCGCGTTGTCTTCGACCCACAGGCGCACGCAGTTGCCGCACGCTTGCGCGCTCAAGGTAATCCAGGGCTGGAACTCACGGTCGGTTTCACGCTTGCTCATCAGGGCATCACGGGCGTTGACCAGCAAGTTGATCAGCACTTGTTCCAACTGGTCGGCGTGGCCGCGAACCAGCAAGGTGCTCTCCAGACTTTCACTGCGCAACTCCACACCTTTGCCCCGCAAGCCTTCGCCGAGCAAGGCCAGCGTCCCTTCCAGCGCTTGCACCGGGTTGAACACTTGCTGCTCGACCTCAGAACGGCGGCCGAACACCCGCATATGGTCGACCACCCGCGCCGCACGCTGGATTTGCGCGTCTATGCGGGCGAGTTTGTCTTGCAGGTAATCAACCTGTACATCGCCGTTGCTCAGGCGCTTGAGCACATTGACGATGGCCATGCGCATCACGTTCAGCGGCTGATTGATCTCATGGGCAAGGCCGGTGGCCATTTCACCCAGGGTGGCCATTTTGGCGCTGTGGGTCAGTTGCTGTTGCGAGCGACGCACCTCGGTGTTGTCTCGGCCCACGGCCTGGATTTCCAACAGCGTGCCCTCGGCGTCAAATACGCCGCGATCCGACCACACCCACCAGGCGTATTCACGCCCCGGCAGTTGCAAGCTGATTTCGGCCGTACTGACCGGGTTTTCCGGGCTTAACTTTGAGATGCGCTGCACAAACGCTTCGCGCTGCTCGGCCGAGAGCCAACTGCCCAGGTTGATCCCCGCCAGTTGTTCGGTGGTGCATTCCAGGTAGTGGGCCAGCGGCTGGTTACCGAAGGTCAGGGTCAAATCCGGCTGGTAACGACAAATCATTGCCGGGGAATCTTCGACCAGAATCCGGTAGCGCTCTTCACTGCGCTTGACCCGTTCAGCCGTCTCGGTGGCTTCGGTGACGTCCAGCCACAGCCCGACGGCTTCAACCGGCAATCCCACGTCATCGCGCAATAATTTGGCTTCATCCAGCAGCCAGTGATAATTGCCGCCTCGATCACGCAGGCGATAGCGACTGCGGGCGCTGCCATTTCGCAGCAGTTGGCGGGTGCGCTCAAAATACTGTTCGCGGTCGTCGGGGTGAATCCACTCGATCAGCTCGGCCCCCGTGCTCTCGGCCAACGTCCAGCCGAGCAATGGCTGCAAGCTGTCGCTGAAGAACTCAGGCAGCAACGCGCCTTCTTCATACCGCTGCACATAGATCACCGCTGGTGAGCTGGCGATTAAATTGTTCAGCCGGGCGTGTGCGGCGTCGGCCTGTAGCTGCTGATGTTTGATGTCGCTGACATCCAGCATGAAACCCACAATGCGCCGCTCCGGGCCGGTACCCAGCACTTGGCCCTGAACCCGGTACCACGGCGCTGTCTGGGCACTCTGCGGCTGATGCAGTCGCGCACAGAACAATAACGTGGTGCCGTGTTCCAGCAACTCATTGAAACGGTAGTTCAGTTCGTCACGATCAACAGGATGAAACAGCGCCAGCCAGGCATCACGTGTCAGCGGCTCCTGTGTCGACAGCAAGCTCGCACCCAGCTGCGGAGCCAACTGCACCTGCTGAAGGCTCGTGGACCATTCCCACCAGCCGGTCCCCAGTAGTTCTTGCAGGGCGTGCGTGCGCACTTGTTGCTGCTGGTGTTGCTGCTCACGCAAGCGGTCCAGCAGCGGCCCGGCCAAACCCGCGCACACTTGCAGCCAGTCGCTCGCACTCATCTGCGGGCCATGCAACGACGCCGGGTAAAACCCCAGCAGCAGCCAGGCCGACAACCCTTGTTGATCGTAATACGGCACCAGCACACCGTCGGCATTGCCAAACAGGTCGTTGAGCCGCGGGTTGCCGTCACGCTCAACCCGCTGGGGAGACGAGCCGGTAAGCGGGTCGAACAAACCGCCCAGCATTTGCCCTGCCGTCCAAAGCTTTGGAGCATCAAACGCGTGATACGCGCTGTACAGGTACCAGCCGGGCTGAGACTCATCGCGCAGGGCCAGCGCCATGCAAGGCACGCGTCCATGCTGGGCCACGTTTTGCAGCGCTTCATCTGCCACTTCAGACAACCGCGTGAAACCGCATTGGCGCAGTTGCTCGCCCACCCGCAGGGTTAATTGCGTGCATTGCTCTCGGCTGCGGGCCTGCTGGCTGCCGAGCCTTAAATCGCTGATGTCCAGCAGTTGCAAGAGCCAGCCGTCTGCCTGCGGCTGGACCCAGCCACGGGTGTGTACCACCCGCAGGCCCACGCATTGAAAATCGAGATCAAGGCTTTGCCCGACCCAATCTGCCGGTACCCCTTCAAGCGCCATTGTGCTGCCCGGCACCATGTAATCGAGCAACAGGCGTGGCGCTCCATGACCCTGGCCCCGCGCCAGGCCATAACGTTGCAGGCCGTGGGTTTCCAATACGCGCCCTTGATGATCAAGGACCAACTGAATACCCGCTTCGGAACGGGCCAGCGGCTCAGAAAACGCAGGCACGCGTTCGTTGGACCGCCCCAGTAACCGCTCAAATACCCCGTCATCGCGATTCAAAGTTGCAGACTCGACTGGGCCTGTAAATCATCCGGCAAACTGGGCACCGTGATACCCGGCAGCTTGAGCACCGGCATGATATTGCTCAATGCCGTAGACGGAAGCTTGACCGTCACCTTCAGAATTTTGTTGTTGAGGTCATACTCCGCTTTTTTCTGGATCGAGTCTCGCACCGCAGACGGCACCCAGGTCAGCTTGTCCGTCAACACGTCAGTCGCCACCTTTTCCACCGCCTCTTTGTAAGCCTTGTCCGTTAGCGACGTCGGATCAACAGCCACGCTGCGCCGCACGGCCTCAGCCGTCGAGTTGTTGAATGACTGCATCAGCAGCAACGGCAAGCTGTAGCTGACAACGCCGTAGAGAACTGCGAAAAAGATCACAAATACCAACGCGAACTCAATCGCGACGGCACCTTTTTGCTTCTGAGGAAGGCCTGTTTTCATGACTGCGTCTACCCTGCCAATCGACCGTAATATCATCATAGAATCATTCGTAAAAAAGGGATGCTTAATACGTGATTCACTTTCTTGTTGTGTTCATTTGGTTCATCGCCTGCGCCACCCAAGACCTCATCCAGCGCCAGATCGCCAACAGCCTGACCTTTGGCGCAGCGGCACTGGCGCTGCTGTACATGCTCTGGACCGGCCACACCTGGCTCGGCGCCAGTGCAGGCGAAGGGGGCTGGGCGCTGTTGATCGCATTAGTCCTGACCCTGCCCGGCTATGCCTTGAACAAACTGGGCGCGGGCGATGTAAAACTGTTGATTGCCCTGGCGCTTGCAACCGATCGTCAGATGCTGCTGGGCACCTTTATCGGCGCGGGTCTTGGTGCCGGACTGTGGTACTGGCTGGCGCCAAAATTTCGGTCTTTGCTGAATCAACGGCTTAACCCTCACGGCATGGAACCTACCCTGCAAACGTCAAAAAAATTGCCTTTTGCACCTTTTCTACTCTTTGGCTTCACTGTGACGACTTTGTGTATACCCTAGTCAGAACGTAGGACTTATTTGATGTACAGCGTGGGAAACTACGTCTATGTTTTAAAACCCCCCCCCATTCAAAAGAATGGTCAAGGACGCCCAATATTTGGCTTGCCAGGCATGGAGTAACGCGTGAACAAGCTCACCTCTCTAATAAAAGTACTAGTGGTCGACGACCAACCTTTGATCGTCGAAGAACTCAGCGAATTTCTGGAAAGCAGCGGTTACCGCTGTGTGCCTTGCGTTTCCAGCCGTGAAGCAATTGCGGCTTTCGTCGCCGATCCCGAGATCAGTCTGGTGTTGTGTGACCTGCACATGCCCGACATGAACGGTATCGAGTTGACTCAGCACCTGCAGAAAATTGCCGGTAAACGCCGATTGTTTGAAAGCATCCTGCTGACCGGCCGAGCCGATAAACAGGACGTGATCAAAGCCTTGCGCATCGGTATTGCCGACTACTATCAAAAGCCGGTCGACCTGGACGAGTTGCTTGAGGGCATCAAACGTCAGGACGCGGTTTTGCAGGAGCGTAAAAAAACTGAACATCTGGGCCACCTGAATCAGAAAATGCAGTTTTTAGCCGCATCGATCGACGGCCTTTATCACGACATGGAGTCCGTGATGCGCCCCGCGCAAACCGTGCCTTCCCCACCCCCTGAACAGGCTCAAGTCGAAGGTCAGGTCCCTCCCATATTCAAACAGCTGTCACCGCGCCAACTGGATGTCGCCAAGCTCGTGGGCAAAGGCCAGACCAACTACCAGATCGCCTGTGACCTGGGCATTACCGAGAACACGGTCAAGCTCTACGTGTCGCAAGTGCTGCGTCTGACCCACATGAATAACCGCACCCAACTGGCCCTGGCGTTGTCTCCTAGCGCCGCTAGCCAGCAGCATCGGCAAACCGCGCACTAGCGCTTGAGCCACGCTCCGAGAGCCTGTTGGAGCGTGGCTAGCCGCAGCCCAAAAACCTCTGTAGCAGCTGCCGAGCTTCGCGAGGTTGCGTGCGATTGCGAAACGATCGTAAATGCTGAATACCTGATCCTCCTGAAAGATCGCGATAGCCGTTTTTACGACGACTACGTCGCCGGACGTAGCCTGCGGCAACTGCTACGAATGTGCTTAAGCCACTCCTGCGACCTTACTCCTGCTTGGCCTTACCGCCTTCACTCTGCTTGTAGTACTCAGGTATCGGATGCGTGTAGCTGTCCAGCCAGCGTTGCAGGCTGCGCTCGCGTTCTGCCGGGGTCGCCGTCTGGGTCACCGCAGACTTCGCCTGCCCATTGATCTGAAGCTGCAACCAGCGTTCGGTTTCCTGCTGCGACTGAGCCGCCGGCCCCGGCTGAATGGCCAGGGCACTCAATGGCAATACCGCCAGCAGCACGCCCACGTGAATAGACACTTTCATGACACACCTCCACTGCATTATTTGATCGCAGCAACCTGGTTGCTGGCAGGCCGGGCCTGGGTTTTAAGGGCTTGTGCTCTTGCCTGTGCATCACCTACCTGCTCAGGCGTCAACCCGGCACGCGTCACCAGTTCTGAGGCCTGTTTCCACTGGTCCTGATAAATCAGCAACGTCACCAGATTCAGCGCTGCCAACGAGTCTGTCTGCTTGAGCTCCAAAGCGGTCAAGAACTCAAAACGTGCTTCGTCGAGGCGCAGTTGATTGAGGTACACCACCCCCAGGTCATTGCGGATCTTGTCATCGGTGGGTGCGGCCTGCGCCGCCCGCTCAAGGTAGGTCACGGCCAACGTGTTATCCCCTCGCCCTGCAGCCAGTTGGCCCAGACCATGATCACCTTCTGCGCTCAAACAGGTCCCCAACAGTCCGCGATACAACGGTCCGGCTTCCGGGCGCCCTAACTGGCGATAAATCCGCGCCTTGCGCAACTGCACTTGGGCATAACGCTCCGGCAGGCTTTGCAGGTTGGCCAGGCTGGCGTGCAACTTGCCTTCCTTGGCCATGTCGTCTGCCAGGTTCATCGACAGCTCCTGATCGCCACTCAACTTGGCGCAACTGCCTTCGGTCATGGACAGCCACGGCGGATTGCTCTGGCCTCCGGTCGCGCACCCGCCCAACAGCAACAACACACAGACGGCGATGATGGCTTTCATAGACAGACTCCAGATCAAGAAGTAAACGCGCGTGAGATAGCGACAAAGCTCGGCCCGGCCAAAACGATCATGAGCGCCGGGAACAGAAACGCCATCATCACTACCGACATCTTCGCGGACATTTTGGAGATGTATTCCTCCATACGGGTCATGCGCCGGTCATCGAGAAGCTCTTTAAGGGTCTGCAACGACTTCATCGCGCCACCCCCCTGTTGAATCAATTGCTGAAGAATCACGCAGGTGTCATTGAACTCATCCACTTCCAGCATGCTCGCGGTTTTGCTCAGTTCCTGGCTCAACTCCAACCCTGAGTCGACCCGGGACAGAATCAGCCGTAACTCGCCAGTGAGCACCGGCAGCAACTGCCGCCCCTCCGTGCTCAGCACCCGCAGTGCCTGCTCAACGGCCATGCCTGACTCAAACAAAATGCGTAGCAAAGGGATGAAGGTCGACACTTCTATCGCCACTTCTTCCTGCCGCTTTTTTGCGACGTAAGCCAGCATTCGCTTGGGTATCAGATAGCCCACAGCCAAAGCGCACAGCAGCACAACCAGCAGGTTGCCCGAGCGCGGAAAGAACAACTCGTGCCCTAAAAACACCAGCCCGGCGAACGCGACCGGCGTGCCGACCTGAAACGCGGCAAACAACGAGCGTTGGCTCGCGTTACGCCAACCCACACGGTTAAGCAGTGTCTGGGTTTCGGTGTCCAGCGAAACGGAGCGCTGTCCAAATTTGCTGTCACCCAGCGCTCGCATCCAGAGACGCAGTTTGCTCGGCCCGGTTTTGTCACCGTCCAGGCGTTGTATCACCCGCTGCTGGCGCATACGGTCCTGGACCATGTTGTTGATCAGCAATCCCAGCACGCCGAGCAGCAGCGCTGCGCAAATTACATAGGCCATGTCATACGCTCCGCACCATGCGCCACAGCGCAAAACTACCCAATAGTTGCATGCCAAGTGCTATCAGCAACATGTGCTGACCGCCCGGGTCATGCCACATTTTGAGCATGTAGCCCGGGTTGGTGAGCATGAAATAGCCCACCACCAACACCGGCAACAGGCCCAACACCCACGCCGTTACACGGGTTTCACCCGTCATGGCTTTCAGCTTGCGGGCACCTTGTTCGCGCTCACGAATCAGGACCATCAGATTGGTCAGCAGCTCACTGGCATTGCCGCCATAACGATGGTTAACCTTAAGTCCCAGGGCGAACATGCGAAATTCGTCGCGCTCATACAGCTCAGCAAAATCTTGTACCGCCTCAGGCAAGCTCACCCCTAGCTGCACGTTGCGCGACACGCGGCTGATACTGCTTTTGAGCGGTTCATTGGCCGCGTCGATGGCAGTCAACACGGCATCGGACAAGGTGCGGCCAGCCTTCAAACTGCGCACGCAGTGATCAAGCAATTGTGGCAGTTGCGACACCATGCGCCGCACCCGGCGGTGGTAGCGCCAGCTGACAAACAATTTCAGTACCACGGGCGGCAATACCACAAACGCAAGCAAGAACACCCAGCCACCGAGCAGTCCCGCCAGCAGCGCAACCCCCAGCCAAATGCTCAACCACAACCCCAGGCGCTCCGAAGGACGGGCCAGCCCGGCCTGTAAAAACGCCCGGTCCAGCCATGCGATACCTGGCGCTTTTTCTACCGTTTGCGGCAAGCCTTCGCTCAAGCGGTCCAGCACCCGATTGGTCGCCGGGTCACGCAGCGTGCGATAGGCCAGGTTCATCGACATCCCGAACATCAACACACTGATCGTAAAAAGCACTAAGGAGGGAGTCATGTTCAGCCCCTCAGCCGTTGGCATTCAAAATCGGATCACGACGTAACTTGTCGCCTGCCGGGTTCTGCGCTTCGCGCATAAAGCCAAAGCCGGTGCGCTTGTCGAGGCGGAACAGCGTGTTGGTGACGTACACATCGTCACGCACACCGACCACCTCCAGCACTTCACTGACACACCGCCGACCATCCGGCATGCGCGTCAGCTGGATGATCACGTCCAACGCAGCGCAAATCATTTGGCGCAGGGTTTTCTCTGCCACCGTCCGCCCGGTCAAACCGACCAGGGTTTCCAGACGCAGCAAGGCATCTTGTGCAGTGTTGGCGTGCACCGTGCTCATCGAACCATCGTGACCGGTGTTCATCGCGGTCATCACGTCGAGCACTTCAACGCCCCGAATCTCGCCGAGGATGATGCGGTCCGGACGCATCCGCAGGGCGTTTCGAATCAGGTCGCTGGATTTGACTTCACCGTGCCCTTCGGCATTCGGCGGGCGGGTTTCGAGGCGCACCACGTGCGGGTGGGCCAATTGCAATTCAGCCACGTCTTCGATGGTGACCAGACGTTCATGCGGGTTGATCAGTTGACTCAGGATGTTCAGCAACGTGGTTTTACCGGTACCGGTACCGCCGCTGATCAAGATGTTGCAACGCTTGCCCACCGCGTCCTGGAAAAATTCGTAGATCGCCTGATCGATGGTTTGCATCGCCACCAGGTCGCTGCTTTTGAGCATATCCTTGCGAAATTTCCGAATCGACAGACAGGGGCCGTCCAGCGCAATCGGCGGGATGATCGCATTGACCCGGCTACCATCCGGCAGGCGCGCATCGACCATCGGTGACGACTCATCCAGGCGCCGACCGAGCGGCGCCAGAATGCGTTGCATCACCCGCTCAACGTGGTGATCGTCGATAAAACGCAGATCGCTCTGGCTCAAAATCCCCGCACGTTCCACAAACACCCGGTGCGGGCCGTTGACCAGAATCTCGGTCACGGCCGGGTCGCGCAGCAGCACTTCAAGCGGTCCGAAACCGGTCAGTTCATCGACGATCTCTTCAGCCAGCCGCTCCATCTCATAACGCGATATGGCCAGGTGCAGGCGCGATACATATTCAGCCACACGATCCGTCACAAATTGCGACAAAGCGTGACGCGAATCTTCCAGCAGATTTTTTCCGCTCTCCTCAAGGGCATCAATGATGTAACGGTGCAGCACCAGTTTCAGGCCGTCGTGGTCGGCGTGCCCGTCTTTGTACAAGCCAGAACCGAATAACTGTTCATTGGTCATTTCGACCCCCACAGGCGGTTCAACCAATTACCGGATGCGTCAGAAGACTGACCCGGCAACTGCGATCGCTTCGCCAACTGATCACCGATTTTTTTCAACCCTTGGCTCAGGGCCTCGCGCGGGGCCAACTCATACAGCGTCACTGCCTGATTCTTGGCATTGATCCGCAACTCGGGGCTCAGCGGTAACGTGGCCACCACCGGAAAACCAAAACTCTTGGCCAGCGCATCCGCATCAGGGGCAACGCCGCGCAAGTAACGGTCGACCACCAGAGCAGCGTGATCGAGCTTCATGCCCTTGGCACGCCACACGCTGAGCACGTCCAGATTGCGTCGGCAATCGAGCACACTTTGATCGGTGTACCAGAGCAACTTGTCGCAGTGGCTGACAAAGGTACGTAACGCCTCACCGTCCGGTTGCCCCGTGAGGTTCACCACAATGTGTTGAAAGTGCTGACGCAAGGCGCTGAGCAACATGTACAACTCGGCGGCGCTGGTCTGTTCCACCGGCTCATCGTTGGCACTGTTGGCCAACACGCGCATGCCGCCAGGTGCGCTGGTAAACGCACTGTCGATCAAGGTGCTGTCCAGACGCCGCAAATGACGCAGGGCATCGCCAAAAAAGAACGAACTTTCCAGGCCCAGCAACGCCAGGCCGTCACCCCGCGGAATGCCCAAATCCAGAAACAGGGTTTTCTGCCCGCTCTTTTGCACTTCCAGGCCCAAGTGGCTGGCGACCAATGCACCATCGGCGTTGCATTGCGCGCTGAACAGCACCGTCAGGCCTCCCAGCTCGGTATTCGGCACCGTAGGCGGCAAGCGTTTGCTCAAGCGCCGAACCAGCCCGGCCACCTCACTGGAACGCGAGCCGTAGGCGACAAAGTCTCGCGCCCCGGCACGCATTGCATTTAATACCAACTGGTTATCCATGCCGTCGCCCAACGCGACAATGGCCAGCATCGGCTTGGCTTCCAGCGCACCTTCAATCAGCGCGCACTGCGACACCACTTTTTCGCGGTCCAGCCCCACAAACACCAGCCCGGCGAAGGTCACGTCAATCAACGCCAGCAGCTCATCCAGGCTACTGCTTCCGGCGCCCACGACTTGCCCCAGCGGCGCCAGCGCACCTTGTAACCACTCAAGGTCCGTGTTGTTGCGCGTTAGCGCGAGAAACGTCTGGCTCAGGCTCTGGCTCATTGGGATAACCCACTACGGCGGTTGAAATTGCCGTTTTCCAGGAAGTACAGGCGATACCAGTTAGGGTCGTAATTGCGCAGGTTTTCGCCGGGTAGACTAGGCAACTGTGCATTGGCCGCCAGCGGCTGAACCAGATGCGGGGTCACGATCATCAGCAGCTCTTTGTCTTCGCGGCTGATGTTCGAATCGCGAAAGAACGCACCGAGTACCGGAATGTCGCCCAGCCCCGGAAATTTATTCACCTGCGAACTGTTGCGCGAGCTGATCAAACCACTGATGACGAAGCTCTCACCATCGCCCAAAGAAATGCTGGTATCGGTACGTCGAATGTTCAGCCCCGGCACCGCAGTACCGGCAATCGTCACCGCGTTGGTGTAATCCAGTTCGCTGACTTCGGGCGCCACTTTGAGCAGGATCCGATCACGCCCTATCACCGTCGGCGTCAGCGTGAGGCGAATACCAAACTCTTTGTATTCGATGGAAACGTTATCGCTGCCACTGCTGGGCACCGGGATAGGCACTTCGCCACCCGCGAGAAACGTTGCACTCTGCCCGCTCAGGGCAACCAGACTTGGACGCGCCAGGGTGTAAGCAAAACCACTGCCTTCTAGCGCATTGATCATGGCCTTGACCCGACCTCCGCCAAAACCAATGTTGAAGTACTTGCCGTTAGCCACCGGGCCGCCGGTAATCACGCTCTCGGCATTGCTGATAAATGAGCCCGGCGAGCCGAACAGAAAGTCTTTGCCCATGCCGAAAATCGAGGTGCTGGCTTCTTGCAACTTGGTACGGCTGACTTCAACAAAACGAATATCGGTTTGCACCTGGCTAGGCAATGTCGCATCGGCAGACGGTGGCAATGAGGTGCTGGTAAAGCCATCAGTCGCACGACCCTTGACGAACACCATGCTCTGGCGCGGCGACTTCGAGCAGGCCGTCCAGACCATCAGGCTGGTGGTGCCCGGCGCCACACCGGTCAGCAAAAAGTCATTGCTGCCGTTGGCATGCACATCGGCAACGGTGGGGTCGCCCACTGCGATGCGCGAAATACTGACGGGGGAATTCAGTGCTTGCTGGGCGCCTTGGGTCACTTCCAATACCGCAGGCAACGGCCCGAGCGCGGTGCAATTGTTTGAGGCGGCCAAGGCCATTTCAAAGGGCAAACTGCTCAAGACCAATGTCCAGGCAACTCGTTTGTACAGTGCAACGCGACGTTCGCTCATGGCGGACTTCCTTGTAGATCAGGAGTTTATTGACCAGGCTGCTTAGCCGCTTGATTGCCGCGAATAATTTCAATACCGCGTGGCCGAGGAGCGCCGTAATTACCGGGCACCGGGGCTTTTACCGGGTTGACCATGGACAACTGGTTGAACTGATACAGGCTGCGCTTGGCGTTATCGATAGTGTTCGATGTCGCCTTTTCGCCTGCCCAGTATTTGCTCAGGCGCTGCTCTTCGGCGCTGCGCACGGCCAGGCGCAAAGTACCGGCCTGAGTAGCAAGCATCAGTTGATCAAGCAGCGGTTCGGGAACGGCCAGGACTGCGGTGCGTGCAACGACGCGCCGTTGTGTTTGCTTTAGAGCTTCTTCGGCATTCAGCGGGGGATTGGCCGGTTGGCCGTCGCTGGTCAAGCCCATCTCATCACCCACACTCAGCACTCGCACGGCTGGCAGCACCACCTGCGCGGACTGTTGCGGGTTGGCCGTGTCCTGGCGCAAAAACAACAGAACATCGACGTAATCGCCTGGCGTTAATTGCCCGGCGGCGCCGATCACTTCATCAATCGCGACTGCCAGCGCGCGCTCGTCAGGACGAATCATCCGCGCCAATGGGCCACCCACTTCAAAACTTTGCTCATTGACCCAAGTCCCTGCACTCAGGC
This window encodes:
- a CDS encoding tetratricopeptide repeat protein; translated protein: MKAIIAVCVLLLLGGCATGGQSNPPWLSMTEGSCAKLSGDQELSMNLADDMAKEGKLHASLANLQSLPERYAQVQLRKARIYRQLGRPEAGPLYRGLLGTCLSAEGDHGLGQLAAGRGDNTLAVTYLERAAQAAPTDDKIRNDLGVVYLNQLRLDEARFEFLTALELKQTDSLAALNLVTLLIYQDQWKQASELVTRAGLTPEQVGDAQARAQALKTQARPASNQVAAIK
- a CDS encoding type II secretion system F family protein → MAYVICAALLLGVLGLLINNMVQDRMRQQRVIQRLDGDKTGPSKLRLWMRALGDSKFGQRSVSLDTETQTLLNRVGWRNASQRSLFAAFQVGTPVAFAGLVFLGHELFFPRSGNLLVVLLCALAVGYLIPKRMLAYVAKKRQEEVAIEVSTFIPLLRILFESGMAVEQALRVLSTEGRQLLPVLTGELRLILSRVDSGLELSQELSKTASMLEVDEFNDTCVILQQLIQQGGGAMKSLQTLKELLDDRRMTRMEEYISKMSAKMSVVMMAFLFPALMIVLAGPSFVAISRAFTS
- a CDS encoding type II secretion system F family protein → MTPSLVLFTISVLMFGMSMNLAYRTLRDPATNRVLDRLSEGLPQTVEKAPGIAWLDRAFLQAGLARPSERLGLWLSIWLGVALLAGLLGGWVFLLAFVVLPPVVLKLFVSWRYHRRVRRMVSQLPQLLDHCVRSLKAGRTLSDAVLTAIDAANEPLKSSISRVSRNVQLGVSLPEAVQDFAELYERDEFRMFALGLKVNHRYGGNASELLTNLMVLIREREQGARKLKAMTGETRVTAWVLGLLPVLVVGYFMLTNPGYMLKMWHDPGGQHMLLIALGMQLLGSFALWRMVRSV
- a CDS encoding CpaF family protein is translated as MTNEQLFGSGLYKDGHADHDGLKLVLHRYIIDALEESGKNLLEDSRHALSQFVTDRVAEYVSRLHLAISRYEMERLAEEIVDELTGFGPLEVLLRDPAVTEILVNGPHRVFVERAGILSQSDLRFIDDHHVERVMQRILAPLGRRLDESSPMVDARLPDGSRVNAIIPPIALDGPCLSIRKFRKDMLKSSDLVAMQTIDQAIYEFFQDAVGKRCNILISGGTGTGKTTLLNILSQLINPHERLVTIEDVAELQLAHPHVVRLETRPPNAEGHGEVKSSDLIRNALRMRPDRIILGEIRGVEVLDVMTAMNTGHDGSMSTVHANTAQDALLRLETLVGLTGRTVAEKTLRQMICAALDVIIQLTRMPDGRRCVSEVLEVVGVRDDVYVTNTLFRLDKRTGFGFMREAQNPAGDKLRRDPILNANG
- a CDS encoding pilus assembly protein, whose translation is MSQSLSQTFLALTRNNTDLEWLQGALAPLGQVVGAGSSSLDELLALIDVTFAGLVFVGLDREKVVSQCALIEGALEAKPMLAIVALGDGMDNQLVLNAMRAGARDFVAYGSRSSEVAGLVRRLSKRLPPTVPNTELGGLTVLFSAQCNADGALVASHLGLEVQKSGQKTLFLDLGIPRGDGLALLGLESSFFFGDALRHLRRLDSTLIDSAFTSAPGGMRVLANSANDEPVEQTSAAELYMLLSALRQHFQHIVVNLTGQPDGEALRTFVSHCDKLLWYTDQSVLDCRRNLDVLSVWRAKGMKLDHAALVVDRYLRGVAPDADALAKSFGFPVVATLPLSPELRINAKNQAVTLYELAPREALSQGLKKIGDQLAKRSQLPGQSSDASGNWLNRLWGSK
- a CDS encoding type II and III secretion system protein family protein, with amino-acid sequence MSERRVALYKRVAWTLVLSSLPFEMALAASNNCTALGPLPAVLEVTQGAQQALNSPVSISRIAVGDPTVADVHANGSNDFLLTGVAPGTTSLMVWTACSKSPRQSMVFVKGRATDGFTSTSLPPSADATLPSQVQTDIRFVEVSRTKLQEASTSIFGMGKDFLFGSPGSFISNAESVITGGPVANGKYFNIGFGGGRVKAMINALEGSGFAYTLARPSLVALSGQSATFLAGGEVPIPVPSSGSDNVSIEYKEFGIRLTLTPTVIGRDRILLKVAPEVSELDYTNAVTIAGTAVPGLNIRRTDTSISLGDGESFVISGLISSRNSSQVNKFPGLGDIPVLGAFFRDSNISREDKELLMIVTPHLVQPLAANAQLPSLPGENLRNYDPNWYRLYFLENGNFNRRSGLSQ
- the cpaB gene encoding Flp pilus assembly protein CpaB, giving the protein MNNRRSLILAAILFVGAIAAGYWGLVLSRQQPVAAVPMTEVVEQGVAAVEDKTLKPVVVLTRDVPPHVALTADDLTVEKLHTAPIGSFASLDQAVGRTPWRSLSAGTWVNEQSFEVGGPLARMIRPDERALAVAIDEVIGAAGQLTPGDYVDVLLFLRQDTANPQQSAQVVLPAVRVLSVGDEMGLTSDGQPANPPLNAEEALKQTQRRVVARTAVLAVPEPLLDQLMLATQAGTLRLAVRSAEEQRLSKYWAGEKATSNTIDNAKRSLYQFNQLSMVNPVKAPVPGNYGAPRPRGIEIIRGNQAAKQPGQ